A stretch of DNA from Tachysurus vachellii isolate PV-2020 chromosome 4, HZAU_Pvac_v1, whole genome shotgun sequence:
AGAGTGACTAGAATAACAACACTTTTGTAGTGCAATTCTGTtgcaattaaaatgtttaataaatgttatgtaGAATTTTCCATTAAGTATTTGAAAGTTTGCATTCTTCTAGACTAAATACTCCATAATCTCTAGAGAGATACATAAACACTATAGTTGGGTTGGATCGAGCTTTGATTTTGTGATTAGAAACAGATTAacacaaaatgtacaatattCAAAGCAGCTAGATGGTCCAAATCTGTAGTAATTCAGAAAAGTAAGATGTGTGGCATCACAACATGCATTCAGCAAAAGCCCAATACAATTCATATGCATTAAAGATGAATGCAGctttcataaataataatgatcttCAATGGTAGTAGTCTAAAAGAAGAATCACACGTTTGCTATTTGccaaatcaagagttttgtcctcaacaatctcacacacgcacacaaaaaaaatctactggGATTGTAGTGTGATTATAATTGAATTTACGTTAATATGCATTTGTATTTCAAACATTTATCAGACTTGTCTTTAGACTTCCATTGTAAGTGGATCTGAAGTTTTCAATGAGGAAGCTGTCATGTACTGTTAATATTTCCAGATGTAGGGGATAGAGATCAAATAATAGAGTAATTACTAAGGCCAATACAATTCTAAAATTAAAGCTTATTATTTGTTATGTTCCTCAGAGACTCTTACTAGTGCTGTGCTCCTCCTTGCTAGAAGTTTCACATCATCCACAGTGATTGTTTGTCTTTTGGCATGTCTGGAAggagaaccaaaaaaaaaaggggtgtGGGTCCGAGCCATCTAAAAAAATGCCATTATATCATTTAACAGTAAGCTGTGTTTTCCCAGTCCTGGATTTTAAAGTAGCCTTTCACTACAAAGACTCAAGAAGCAACTGTTTTGCATGCTAATGGGTTGACACTGCAACGTAAAGCTCATCGCTACTTCACGATCAGGATTGGGGAACAATGCAGAAAGTAGGTGAAATTTACCTTGCAAATGCCTCCAGATCTTTTGCaaatatctctaaaatgtaGAAAGACAGTGGAtacatggtgaaaaaaaaacaacactaatgAGGAAATATTCAACAGTGTATTAAACTCACCACACTGTCTGAAAGTAGTTTCAGCAATTGCGGCCACCGCTTGCTTGCTTATCTGTTTCTCGCACTCTGTTGCTGTGCTCTGGCAAATTTTCCCGACCGTGTAGTGGACAGCTGCTTTCAGCCTCTGAAA
This window harbors:
- the cenps gene encoding centromere protein S, which codes for MSEMDDKDAYTQRLKAAVHYTVGKICQSTATECEKQISKQAVAAIAETTFRQCEIFAKDLEAFARHAKRQTITVDDVKLLARRSTALSSHMQQKIEELAVTNQELKEKRKKNAAKRKSKEMEGNEVEETEN